A segment of the Necator americanus strain Aroian chromosome IV, whole genome shotgun sequence genome:
CAAATGTTGTGTTTCAGTCGTACGCAGCGCTGCGTGAAGACTTCTTGTATCTTACGAAAGAACCTAGAGGTTGCATACGAGATCGGTTGACGGAAATGGTAGCAGCCATAGCGAAAGTGAGAGAAAAATGTGCAGTGGTAAGGTCGACCGAATGTGGGCCCACTGTTAAGAAACACCGAGCGGAATTATCAGTGGTAGATCGCGTGCCGATTTCCTCATCTATAAGTCTAGCTAAAGTAAGCGTACACTCAGTTTCAGTGTTTCTAACTTGAAATAATGTTTCGGAGAACGGTGATTCACGCAAAGCTGCAGAGGCACTGCAAGCACTTGCGGACTACTCTGTAGACTATTTAGAATCCCGTGTGAAGTGCGTTCAAAGAGCACCGGATGACTGCGAATAAGATGAATGGCTTTGGTATAGAAATTGTAGGGTGTGCGCTCACGAAAAGTCCACCGGAGGAGAGGGATCTCATTGCCCATATGAAATAGGAGAATTCCGATGCAGTCTGATTCCCTAATAGTTTAAGCgtagtaatttttcttcaaattgctTGATATTGGTAGTTGTTGTTATTCATTTGTTACTACTGCCGCCGACACGTCCTGCAAAACCAACATTTCCTACGGTTCCCATTTCATGTTCGTATATGTATTTTTAGGTGTTCCTTTTTGTGTAGTTGTTGTTCAACTAATATTCTTGCTGAGGAGTTCTTTGCGTGTAGTTTGTCTTCAGAAATTGTAACTTATGTAGATACGATTCGTTGATTGTTGATTTTACACTAGTGGTCCAAAGAAAGTCCAACGAGCTTTTGACAATAAATGTCCTGTACGATCGTATATGAAACTAATAAATGTTCATACTAGTGAGGTATACACATACGATgatttgaacaaaaacaaatagagtATGTGTGAAGAAGTCGCCAACGAAAGTTACTCTGAATATGAACCGTTGGATAATAAAACAGAAGAACATgtcataaaataataaaacttgAAATGCAAAATTCTAGACAAATTATATTTGCAGCACTATTTACCTATAAACGTAGGCAAATCAGAAAAGCAGATAGTGATTCAGAACCCATATCGGTGGTCCCAAAAACCCCAAACTCTCATTTCGCGCTTCGCCGTGAAATCCCATGCCTGAGCAGTCGACACATTGTACATTTCAAATGAGTGATATATAGATTTGACATATGCGTTCGCTGTAAATAATGCCGCAACGCGTCCTCGGTTAAAGaaagcataccacgaatctgatatggtgcggattttaagTAGAgaatccgtatacgggatcctGGATCATGCagacggggtagttccgctcacctcttcctgcatcactgcaaacagccgcctctagaatgctgttttgtacgacgctatCTATTGcaccttgcgccgcctccgccctgcgattcgacGGAAATCAATCCGGACTGCCCCTATAGGCAGTAAAGGACGCTACGGGTGGCACGCAgaaatagaaggcatcgtgcagcattcaggggccggctgcttgcagtgattcagggagagatgagcggaaccaccgcggtctccataatctaagacGCCGTATACCGatcctccacctgaaatccgtaccaccccagattcgtggtatgctgcctttaatgcgtACGCTAAACTCTCTCTACAACAAACCTCAGAGCCTCTTTCTCTGTCATTTATCTACCTCttcattatttcttcataCATTAATGCATAAATAGGATTGATCTGGTctatcgtttgttttgctctctCTGAGGGTAAAAATTATCGCAGTTCTTGCCAAGCTCGACCCTACGTTAGCAAATGTCTCCACGTTATGCCCTAACAGCAATGTATCCTGAACAAGCTCACCTCCGATGGTGTCAGTCATGTGGAGGACAGTAGATCAATATCTACAGTtacatcagaaaaaagaaactgctcAATCAAGCCATGCTAGATAACAGCGAACAGCGACCATGACCCTTCTAGCTAGTCAAGTTCAGCATTCTTACAGCAACAAAAGTTAATCACAACAACATGCCGTTTGGCGAAATCCTCCGATCTCGACAAAGGTCCGCAGCCGCAGCAGAGCTGGCAGCGATTTGAGATTTGGACGAAGTCCAAGTCGTATTGTTTGCGTACCGTGTGTAAACTGCACACAAAACAACATAGCGCCTAATCTTAGGAACTCCCGCAGTCGTGTGATTTCGGCACTTATCCGTTGTGGTGGAGGTTGTTATAATTGTGAGGTGCTGTTCGGAAATtgtctttcctttcttttgctGTTATGTTGGTTGGACTCGATGTGTTTATGTCCGCTCCGTAGTGATCTTGTTCGGTTCCTCTTGTTATCACTTTACAAACCTCTACTTTTGAAATGACGTTTACAACATTTTCAGGAATGGCCAGTGGACTTGGCAAGAAGAGCAGTAGCAGATCAGTTGCCACAAAAACGCTTATTATTCAGGAGTACAAAAGGCGCCTTCGAGATAATATCCGTTCCCTCAATGATAATTTCATCAATATTTTGAATGCCACGAAGGTGTGAAAAAGCATAACCAAGTTTCTGTTTTCCTGACATGGTTTCCATGTATTCTAGATCAACACCGATGATGCAGCCCACAAGAACAGCTCGGGAAAAATGACGGAGTACTACAcaataaagaatgaaatggCAGCACGAGCAGCTCTTATCGTATGTATATGTTCTCTTTTTAgttcccttaaaggcatcactccacgaatgtgaggtggcacggatttcaggtggattattcgcatacgggatagtagactatggagagggggtgattccgtccatttttcccaattgccttaaaaaacggcctggaagatacggcttcgggcgttctggcgcactattttctacaaggagttcgactggagcgcgccagccttct
Coding sequences within it:
- a CDS encoding hypothetical protein (NECATOR_CHRIV.G15944.T2) yields the protein MASGLGKKSSSRSVATKTLIIQEYKRRLRDNIRSLNDNFINILNATKINTDDAAHKNSSGKMTEYYTIKNEMAARAALIVRACDELLKLTNDLKEFLILHDFNFLTHAIKSAEEECDKKMKAQIQKHNAMRLDVTNLLTDMDKEIMEHFTFRH
- a CDS encoding hypothetical protein (NECATOR_CHRIV.G15943.T1) — encoded protein: MEASYAALREDFLYLTKEPRGCIRDRLTEMVAAIAKVREKCAVVRSTECGPTVKKHRAELSVVDRVPISSSISLAKNPV